The Cytobacillus oceanisediminis genomic interval CCATACTAGAATTATGGACAGTTTAACGGGAGGGACAGGCATGGCTATTCACTATCATTGCCGTCATTGCGGAACAAAGATTGGTTCTATAGAGAACAGCTCTGTTTATTCAGAGCAGCTTGGCTTCCATAAGCTTAACGATCAGGAACGCCAGGAAATGATTTCCTATGATCAAACAGGAGATATGCATGTGAAAGCAATCTGTGAGGATTGCCAGGAATCACTGGAACGCAATCCGGATTATCATCAGCAGGACTTCATTATTCATTAACAAGCTTTGGAGACGATCCAAAGCATTTTTCTATTTCTATTTTGAGGCAATCATTGTTTTTGATAGAAACCGTTCTATAGATTCTTGTTGCATCCATATTTAATTTAGTAAGATTAATGATAGTTAAAATGAATTTTGCAGACTGTCAGTTATCTGGCTCGATGGGCCTGGAATGGCATCTGCTTTTTGGCGGTTGAACTGCCTGAGCGCCATGTGCGCTTTTTAAGATAAAAATCCTTGTAACTTTGAACCTATTTAGCTCCAGCGCCAGTCCCCTTGAGGTGTCGAGGCGCTTGCGCTTTTAAAAGATAAAGGGAAACTTTGAACGTTGAGAACTGTCTAGCTCCAGCGCCTATCCTCTCGAGAAGTCGGGAGTGGCCAGGGCGCTTGCGCTTTTCGTATTAGGAGGGGCTTTCATGTTAGGTCTTAAAGAGATTATTAGCCGGCAGGATGATGTAAGTTCCATCTTGTCTGGCATAGAGGAAGGACTAAGGGAGCAGATGCTTGCCGGATTATCAGGATCGGCACGCACCTTGTTTTTGTCTTCCATATATGAGCAATCGGGAAGGCCGATGCTTGTTGTAACACACAACCTTCTGCAGGCACAGAAGCTATATGATGATATCGTCAATCTGGCAGGAGAAGCGGAAGTGTTTTTGTATCCTGCAAATGAATTGATTGCAGCGGAAATTGGGATTGCAAGCCCGGAGTTAAAAGCCCAGCGGATTGAGGCTTTAAATTATTGGAGCAAACATAAGACGGGAATCATGATTGTCCCAATGGCCGGGTTAAGAAAGATTCTCCCGCCTCCAGGCCACTGGAAGAAATACCAGCTGTCTTTAAAAATTGGCGATGAATTGACTGATGATCAATTAAAAAGATTTGTCCAGATGGGCTATGTCCGTTCTGAAATGGTTTCTTCGCCGGGAGAATTCAGTGTCAGGGGAGGAATCATTGATATCTATCCATTGACTGAGGCTGATCCGGTTAGGATTGAGCTATTTGATACAGAAGTTGATTCGATCCGGACTTTTTCTTTGGAGGACCAGAGATCAAAAGAAAAATTAAACGAGATTTCGATTGGGCCAGCAACCGAAATCCCTCTTGATTCAGAGCACTTCCAGACAATAATTGAAAAACTGGAAAAAGGTTTGGGATCAAGCCTGAAAAAACTGAAAGACGATAAAGCGAAAACACAGCTGGCCCAGAATGTTGGCTATGAATTAGAACAGCTGCGAATGGGAAACAAGCCTGAACAGCTTTTCAAATACCTATCGTTTGCCTTTGAGGAAGGAAGTAGTTTAGTAGACTATCTCCCTGCCAATGGCTTAATTTTCATTGACGAAATCAGCCGTGTTCAGGAAATGAACGACTCCCTTGATAAGGAAGAGGCCGAGTGGTATACAAGTCTTTTAGGTGAGGGCCAGATTATACATGATGTGAAGGTTTCCCACACCTTAAAAGAGTTTCTGCACCGTTCAAAGCATCCGATTACGTATATGTCGCTGTTCCTGAGACATGTACCGAATACAAATCCGCAAAACATCATTAATGTTACCTGCAAACAGATGCAGAATTTCCATGGACAAATGCATGTGCTGAAAAGCGAGCTGGACAGATGGAAAAAAGGCAGATATTCGGTCGTATTCCTGGGTCCAGACGAAGAGCGGATCAAAAAGCTGCAAAGAGTGCTTGAGGACTATGAGATTGAAGCGGCATTTGTGAATGAGGATGATAAGATTTTAACAGGGAAAATCCAAATTACAGAGGGTAGTCTGCAGACCGGCTTTGAGCTTCCAAGCCAAAAGCTGGCAGTTATTACGGAAGAAGAGCTTTTTAATAAACGCACAAAAAAGAAAGCCCGCAGGCAAAAGCTTTCGAATGCAGAAAGGATTAAAAGCTATTCCGAACTGAAGGTTGGAGACTATGTCGTTCATGTTAATCACGGGATCGGAAAATATTTGGGGATTGAAACTCTTGAGATTAACGGGGTCCACAAAGATTATCTCCATATCCGCTACCAGGGCAGCGACAAGCTGTATGTGCCAGTGGAACAGATTGATCTTGTCCAGAAATATGTCGGCTCCGAAGCAAAAGAGCCAAAAATTTATAAGCTGGGCGGAAACGACTGGAAGCGGGTTAAGAAGAAGGTTCAATCCTCTGTTCAGGATATTGCGGATGATCTGATCAAGCTATATGCAGAGCGCGAGGCATCAAAAGGCTATGCCTTCAGTCCGGATGGGGATATGCAAAGAGAGTTTGAAGCGGCCTTCCCTTACCAGGAAACAGAGGACCAGATCCGCTCCATCCATGAAATTAAGAAAGATATGGAGAGGGAGCGCCCGATGGACCGCTTATTATGCGGAGATGTGGGCTATGGGAAGACAGAAGTAGCCATCCGTGCCGCGTTTAAGGCGATTGCGGATGGAAAACAGGTTGCCATCCTCGTTCCGACGACCATCCTGGCTCAGCAGCACTTTGAAACAATGAGAGAACGATTCCAGGATTATCCGATCGAAATTGGGCTTTTAAGCCGATTTAGAACAAAAAAGCAGCAGACCGAAACCCTTAAAGGCTTAAAGGCAGGGACTATTGATGTAGTTGTTGGCACACACCGGATTTTATCAAAGGATATTCAGTATAGAGATTTAGGCCTGCTCATTATTGATGAAGAGCAGCGCTTTGGGGTAACACATAAAGAAAAGATCAAGCAGCTTAAGACAAATGTGGATGTCCTTACCCTGACAGCAACGCCAATCCCGAGAACCCTTCATATGTCAATGCTTGGCGTCAGGGACCTATCGGTCATAGAGACACCGCCTGAGAACCGATTCCCGGTCCAGACTTATGTGATGGAGTATAATGGTGCATTGGTTCGTGAAGCAATTGAAAGGGAACTGGCGAGGGATGGACAGGTCTATTTTCTATATAACCGGGTGGAGGATATAGAACGAAAAGCCGAGGAAATATCCATGCTAGTTCCAGATGCAAGGGTAACATATGCCCATGGGAAAATGACGGAAAATGAGTTAGAATCTGTTATGTTAAGCTTCCTGGAAGGCGAGTCCGATGTTCTCGTCAGCACAACGATCATTGAAACAGGCGTAGATATTCCAAATGTCAACACGCTGATTGTCCATGATGCAGACAAAATGGGTCTGTCCCAGCTTTATCAGCTTAGGGGCCGGGTTGGCCGTTCCAACCGGGTTGCCTACGCGTATTTCACGTATCGAAAAGATAAAGTATTAACGGAAGTAGCTGAAAAGCGGCTTCAGGCCATAAAGGAATTTACGGAGCTCGGTTCAGGTTTCAAAATTGCCATGCGGGATTTATCAATCAGAGGCGCCGGCAATCTGCTTGGAGCCGAACAGCATGGATTTATCGACTCTGTCGGTTTTGATCTGTATTCGCAAATGCTTAAAGAAGCGATTGAAGAACGGAAAGATAAGCTGGATGGTGTCGAGGAAAAACCGGCTAAAATTGAGATTGATCTGGATGTTGATGCCTATATTCCTGATTTCTACTTGTCTGATGGCCATCAGAAAATAGAAATGTATAAGCGCTTCCGCGGCATTTCTTCGCTGGAAGATGTGGAAGAGCTCCAAGATGAGATGATCGACCGTTTTGGCGAGTATCCGGATGAGGTGGGGTATTTATTTCAGATTGCCGAAATGAAGGCTTACGGTGAACTTGCCGGAGTCGAGACAGTTAAGCAATCCAAACAGGAAGTGCTGATTCTTTTATCGGAAAAGGCCAGCGAACATATAGATGGCCAGAAGATTTTCCAGATCACCAGCAAATACGGCAGAATGATCGGCCTGGGCATGGAAGGAAAGAAACTGAAAGCTGTCCTCCATATTAAAAGCGTCAAAACAAATGAATGGCTCAGCATTGCATATGAAGTGATCAAAGGAATGCAGGAAGCTAAAAAAGAACAAGAACATCCAACTGCGTAAATTTATGGAAATACCACTGTCAATAAAATGAAACAATAGAAATGTTTATCTCTTTCTGACGAGGGTAATTTTAAGTTGAAGGATCATTTGGAATGTTTATCCGATTTTGGAATGAATAACATCTATGAGAAAAAGTTTTTGTGCACGTATATAACTTTCCATATGAAAGATACTAAGTTCAAACATGGCGATGCATTCATTTTCTCCCAATTATGGATCATAGCCAAAAGAGGAAAGAGTAAGTGCTGTGCTGGAGAGAGAGTTGTCTAGCTCCAGCGCCTAGCCCCTCGAGTCATAAGCCAAATCACTCCAGAAATCGGGATTTCCTGCGTGATTCGTCTTATGCTTGTCAGGGCTGAGCAAGGCGCTTCCGCTTTTCTATTAAATCATCAGATGAAAGTGAGGCAACGTTGGATGAAAGCAACAGGTATAGTTCGTCGAATCGATGATTTGGGTCGTGTAGTCATTCCTAAAGAAATCCGCAGAACACTGCGTATTCGTGAGGGGGACCCGCTGGAGATTTTCGTAGATCGTGATGGAGAAGTCATCTTAAAGAAATATTCACCAATCAGTGAACTGAGCGATTTTGCAAAAGAATATGCAGAAGCATTATATGACAGCCTGGGAAATCCAGTGTTAATCTGTGACAGAGATACTTACATTGCTGTTGCAGGAGGTTCTAAAAAGGATTACTTAAACAAAAACATAAGCGATCTTGTTGAAAAAACAATGGAAGAGCGCAGTTCAGTCCTTGTTAACCAGTCAGGCGACATCTCGCTTGTTGACGGGAACACAGAATCTTCCTCCGCTTATACAATTGGCCCAATCATTGCAAACGGCGACCCAATTGGAGCAGTTATCATTTTTGCAAAAGAAGATTCACTGGGCGACGTAGAACAAAAAGCAGTTGAAACGGCAGCAGGCTTCCTGGCCAGACAAATGGAATCATAAAAATGGATACTTAATGAAAGGGGTAGCGGAATGCTGCCTTTTTTCTTTGGGCTGGGAGGTGCCGCGCGTAAACTGGGTTGAAGTGCGCGTAAAAGTCCTAGATCAGCGCGTAAACGAAAAATTAACGCGCGAAGACAAAGATTTCCCGCCCACAAGGTTAGGGAGCGCGCACAACCCAAGGATATCCGCGCACAAAAATACGAAAGGCGCGTACCCAAAAAACAACGCGCGCAATCCCGGTAAATCCGCGCACAAACAAAAATATCCGCACCAAACCCAAGCGTTCCCGCGCATATGGCCTCAATATGCTATAATACTGTCGAATTCAATTGGAAGGAGATGGGCAATTGAAGCCCGTTCAGACATCTGGCGATTTGTTTAAGGGTGCGTTTATCCTAACGATTGCTGCCCTGATTACAAAAATTTTAAGTGCTATTTACCGGGTCCCCTTTCAAAATATCGTCGGGGATGTAGGGTTTTATATATATCAGCAGGTTTATCCGTTCTATGGAATCATTATCGTGTTATCTACATATGGATTTCCTGTCATAATTTCTAAGCTCTATGCCGAGCATGCCGCTCTAAAGAAAGAGAAGGATATTCAGAACTTATTTGCCGTTGCTGCCTTTGTTCTTTCCATAATAGGTTTTATCGGGTTTTCCATTCTGTATTGGGGTTCGGACTGGCTGGCTGTCAGGATGGGCGATCCGCAGCTGGCGATTTTACTCAGAGTGGTGGCGGCCGTGTTTCTTCTTTTTCCGATTCTGTCCCTTTTCCGGGGATATTTTCAAGGCAAAGGAGACATGGTTCCAACCGCAGTTTCCCAGGTAGGTGAACAGCTTTGCAGAGTTATTACCATCCTGATTGCCGCTTATTTGCTTGTTAAGGGAGGAAATTCTCTTTACATGGTGGGAGGCGGGGCACTGTTTGGGGCCATAACCGGCGGACTTATTGCCATCCTGATTTTAATCACCTTCTTTTATATAAAAGAAAGAAAAAACCTGCCGTCCGCCATTGCCATCGATTTTAAAAAAAGCGGCAAGCTGGCTAAAACAATTATCATACAGGGATTTGCCATCTGCATCAGCAGTCTCGTGCTTATTTTCATTCAGTTGGCAGATTCGTTCAATTTATACTCGCTTCTATTAACGTCCGGAATTGAAGGGGAGGAAGCGAAGGCGCTGAAAGGTGTGTATGACCGCGGACAGCCGATTGTCCAGCTGGGCATTGTTGTGGCAACATCCATGTCCCTGTCGCTGGTGCCGCTCATTTCCAAAGAAAAAATGAGAAATCAGCCTGCATTCCTTCATAATAAAATCAGACTTGCCCTTCAAATCGGCATTCTTGTTGGAGCTGCAGCAACGGTGGGGCTTTGGAATATCATAAAGCCTGCAAATATTATGCTGTTTGAAAACTCGTCAGGATCGGATGTCCTAGCGATTCTTAGTCTGCTGATTTTGCTGAGCAGCCTGATCATCACAATCACAGGCATCCTGCAGGGACTGGGATTTATCTTTTTCCCGGCAGCGGCCATTCTGATGGGATTTGCAGCAAAACTTAGCCTGAACATCCTATTGGTGCCTAATTACGGCACAGCAGGCGCAGCGGCTGCATCGTGCCTGGCCCTTGCTGCCGTCTTAATTCTTCTTATCGTAAAGCTTCGGGTATATTTGAAAATATCATTGCTTTCTCTGCGCTTTTTATTGGTGGCCGGATTTGCTGCTTTAATGATGTCGATTGTTTTGCAGCTGTACCTTCAGGCCACAGCCATGCTGCCAATACCGGAACCGGGCAGAATGTTTGCCGCATTCCAGGCATTAAGCGGCGTAGCGCTTGGAGGCTTTACGTATTTGTATATTGTGTTTAAAGGCAATACTTTTAAAGAGGAAGAGCTTGCTCTGCTTCCGCTTGGAAGCAAACTCATGTTCTTGCTTCCCAAAAAGACTAGGAGATGAATCGCTTTATGAAAAAAATAACCATTCTCGGGCTTGGAGCAGGAGATTTGGATCAGCTTCCTTTTGGCGTATATCGAAAACTTAAACAGGCAGAGGTCTTGTACCTGCGGACAAAGGAGCATCCGGTTCTGCGTGACCTCGAACAAGAAGGACTGCCGTATCAGTCTTTTGATCATATCTACGAAAAACATGAGAAATTTGAAGAAGTGTATGAGGAAATTTGTGAATTTCTCCTGGAAGAAGCCCTTGCGAAAGAAATTACATATGGAGTTCCAGGCCATCCGCTGGTTGCGGAACGTACGGTGCAGCTTCTCATAGAGCGTGCCCCGCAGAGAGGCATTGAGATTATGATCGGAGGAGGACAAAGCTTCCTTGATCCTCTATTTCAGGCTTTGAAAATTGATCCGATTGAAGGGTTTCAGCTGCTGGATGGAACCGATCTAAAACGAGATGAGATCCAGGTGGCCCAGCACGTTATCATTGGACAGGTTTATGATCAGTTTGTTGCAAGCGACGTTAAGCTGACACTAATGGAAAAACTGCCTTACGATTACGAGGTTTATATTGTAACAGCTGCCGGCAGCAAGGAAGAGGTTATTAAAAAAGTGCAGCTGCATGAACTGGATCATAATATGGAGCTGAATAACTTAACTTCTGTATACGTGCCTCCTGTAAAAGATGATGCAGTTCTCTATAAAGATTTTTCAAAACTGCGGAGCATTATTTCGGAACTGCGGGGGCCAAACGGCTGCCCTTGGGATAAAAAGCAAACTCATGAATCATTGAAGAAATATTTAATTGAAGAAGCCTATGAGCTGATTGAAGCGATCGATAATGAAGATAGCGAGCATATGACAGAAGAACTGGGAGATGTCCTTCTCCAGGTGATGCTTCATGCTCAGATCGGCGAGGATGAGGGCTATTTTAGCATCGATGATGTGATCGAGGGCCTTTCGGAAAAAATGGTCCGCCGCCATCCCCATGTCTTTGGGGATGTCCAGGCTGAAGATGAAGAGGATGTGCTGAAGAATTGGCAGAGCATTAAGCAGGAAGAGAAGGGTGAAAAGCAGGAGTCCATGATGGATTCTGTACCGAAATCATTCCCGAACTTAATGAGAGCGGCAGAAATTCAGAAAAAAGCAGCAAAAGTCGGCTTTGACTGGAAGGAAGTTGAGCCTGCCTGGGAGAAGGTAAAAGAAGAGATTGCCGAATTCGAGAAGGAAGCCGTGAACTCCAGCCCCGAGATGGAGGCGGAATTTGGCGATATCCTGTTTGCACTTGTGAATATTGCACGTTTCTATAAAATTGATGCCGAAGAAGCTGCGAGAAAAACCAATGAAAAATTCATTCGCCGTTTTACATATGTGGAAGAACGGGTAATGATGAGCGGCAGAAATTTTGAAGACTTTACGCTTGAACAGCTCGATGAATTCTGGAATGAGGCAAAATCCAAGGGATACTAATAGAGGAGTGGCAATAGATGAGATTAGATAAATTTTTAAAAGTTTCAAGGCTTATAAAAAGAAGAACACTGGCAAAAGAAGTCTCCGATCAGGGAAGGATCTCCATAAATGGACAGCAGGCCAAAGCGAGTTCAACAGTTAAGGTTGGAGACGAGCTTCAGATCCGTTTCGGCCAGAAGCTGGTAACGGTCAAAGTGGAGCGCCTGCAGGAAACGACCCGCAAGGAAGAGGCAGCGGAAATGTACTCGATTGTTAAGGAAGAGAAAGTGGAGTAGCGGCCTGCACCTATGAAGATTGGCCGTTAAACTATCGGTTTTGGCCGATAAAAGAGCGAAATTGGCCGTAAAATTTCCGTTTTAGGCTGATAAAACCTTCATAATGGCCGTTAAATCTTGATTTAGCGGAATTTCGTCAGTATCATAGTTCCAAATTCAGCAGCACCTCCGCTTTTCCTATTGGCTTGTTCTATTTTAATTCCCCTTTTCATAAACATGTACAAAAAGGTTGTACTATGTTGATTGCGGGGGATGAATAATGAGTCAATATTATGAGTCAAGTTCGAACAAAACCAATACTCAGGAACATGATGTCATTATGAGAGGCAGAAGGCTGCTTGATATTACTGGCGTTAAACAGGTCGAAAGCTTTGATAATGAAGAGTTTTTGCTGGAGACGGTGATGGGCTTCCTGGCGATTAGAGGGCAGAATCTGCAGATGAAGAATCTGGATGTGGACAAGGGAATTGTTTCCATCAAAGGGAAGGTATTTGACCTTGTTTATATTGACGATCAGAATGGAGATAAAGCTAAAGGCTTCTTTAGCAAGTTGTTCCGATGACACTGACCACTCAATTTGTGACCATGCTGGCGATGATCGGCATGGGAAGTGTATTTGGGGCTGCCCTTGATACGTATAATCGTTTCCTGCAAAGGACCAAGCGGAAAAGCTGGCTTGTTTTTATTAATGATATTCTTTTTTGGCTCGTACAGGGCCTGGCAATCTTCTATATTTTATTTCTGGTGAATAAAGGCGAATTAAGGTTTTATATTTTCATTGCTTTGCTGTGCGGTTTTGCCGCTTATCAAAGTTTATTTAAGGAAATGTATCTGCGGGTATTGGAGATATCCATCCGGATGGCGATCTCCATATACCGCTTTTTCGTGAAGACCTTTACTTTACTCATCTATAAACCCATCCAGGGTCTTATTATGGCGTTAATTGCGATAGCCGTTATGCTTGGAAAAGGACTTTATTCCCTTTTAAAAGTCATACTTCGAGTCTTTTGGTTCATCTTGAAAGTGGTTTTTCTGCCTGTCAAATGGATTTTGTCACTTTTGTGGAAATTATTGCCGAAAAAGATTAAAAAAACAGTCGAGAAGTTATATAATAAATTGGCAGGATATTTACAGCAGATAAAGAATTATGTTTTAAAATGGATTGCAAAGTGGAAGAAACCTAAAGAGTAAGGAGGGAGTGCGGAAGTGAGTGTCACCAAGAAGAAAAATGTAGCCAAAATGGAAACCAGCTATGTCAAACAGCAGGAAGCAGCAGAGATCAGTGCGGGCCGTAAGAAAAAGCTATTATTTCGCAGATTAGCGGCATTTTTCACACTGGCAGCCGTCGTTTCATTTTTTATGATCTCCACACTCGTTTCGCAGTCTGCTGCTCTGGAAGAAAAAGTGGAAGAGAAAACCCGGCTGGACCAGGAGCTTTCTGACCTGAAGAAAAAGGAAGTCATGCTCGAAGAAGAGATTGTTAAGCTGAATGATGATGAGTATATCGCGAAGCTTGCCCGTAAAGATTACTTCCTATCTGACAATAATGAAATCATTTTTAACCTCCCTGAAGAAGAGACGGAAAAAGAAAAGAAAAAGGAAAAAAAGGCCGATTGACGCTATATTGACACTCTTTTTTTGATTTCTGTATAATATATAGTAAGTTTTGATTTAAATCTTTCAAGGAGGCAATTTTTTTAATGTCAATCGAAGTAGGCAGCAAGTTAAAAGGAAAGGTCACAGGCATTACAAAATTCGGAGCATTTGTGGAGCTGCCGGAAGGCTCAACGGGTCTGGTGCACATAAGTGAAGTCGCTGACAAGTATGTAAAAGATATTAATGAGCACCTCAAAGTGGGTGACATGGTTGAAGTGAAAGTC includes:
- a CDS encoding anti-sigma-F factor Fin family protein encodes the protein MAIHYHCRHCGTKIGSIENSSVYSEQLGFHKLNDQERQEMISYDQTGDMHVKAICEDCQESLERNPDYHQQDFIIH
- the mfd gene encoding transcription-repair coupling factor gives rise to the protein MLGLKEIISRQDDVSSILSGIEEGLREQMLAGLSGSARTLFLSSIYEQSGRPMLVVTHNLLQAQKLYDDIVNLAGEAEVFLYPANELIAAEIGIASPELKAQRIEALNYWSKHKTGIMIVPMAGLRKILPPPGHWKKYQLSLKIGDELTDDQLKRFVQMGYVRSEMVSSPGEFSVRGGIIDIYPLTEADPVRIELFDTEVDSIRTFSLEDQRSKEKLNEISIGPATEIPLDSEHFQTIIEKLEKGLGSSLKKLKDDKAKTQLAQNVGYELEQLRMGNKPEQLFKYLSFAFEEGSSLVDYLPANGLIFIDEISRVQEMNDSLDKEEAEWYTSLLGEGQIIHDVKVSHTLKEFLHRSKHPITYMSLFLRHVPNTNPQNIINVTCKQMQNFHGQMHVLKSELDRWKKGRYSVVFLGPDEERIKKLQRVLEDYEIEAAFVNEDDKILTGKIQITEGSLQTGFELPSQKLAVITEEELFNKRTKKKARRQKLSNAERIKSYSELKVGDYVVHVNHGIGKYLGIETLEINGVHKDYLHIRYQGSDKLYVPVEQIDLVQKYVGSEAKEPKIYKLGGNDWKRVKKKVQSSVQDIADDLIKLYAEREASKGYAFSPDGDMQREFEAAFPYQETEDQIRSIHEIKKDMERERPMDRLLCGDVGYGKTEVAIRAAFKAIADGKQVAILVPTTILAQQHFETMRERFQDYPIEIGLLSRFRTKKQQTETLKGLKAGTIDVVVGTHRILSKDIQYRDLGLLIIDEEQRFGVTHKEKIKQLKTNVDVLTLTATPIPRTLHMSMLGVRDLSVIETPPENRFPVQTYVMEYNGALVREAIERELARDGQVYFLYNRVEDIERKAEEISMLVPDARVTYAHGKMTENELESVMLSFLEGESDVLVSTTIIETGVDIPNVNTLIVHDADKMGLSQLYQLRGRVGRSNRVAYAYFTYRKDKVLTEVAEKRLQAIKEFTELGSGFKIAMRDLSIRGAGNLLGAEQHGFIDSVGFDLYSQMLKEAIEERKDKLDGVEEKPAKIEIDLDVDAYIPDFYLSDGHQKIEMYKRFRGISSLEDVEELQDEMIDRFGEYPDEVGYLFQIAEMKAYGELAGVETVKQSKQEVLILLSEKASEHIDGQKIFQITSKYGRMIGLGMEGKKLKAVLHIKSVKTNEWLSIAYEVIKGMQEAKKEQEHPTA
- the spoVT gene encoding stage V sporulation protein T, whose product is MKATGIVRRIDDLGRVVIPKEIRRTLRIREGDPLEIFVDRDGEVILKKYSPISELSDFAKEYAEALYDSLGNPVLICDRDTYIAVAGGSKKDYLNKNISDLVEKTMEERSSVLVNQSGDISLVDGNTESSSAYTIGPIIANGDPIGAVIIFAKEDSLGDVEQKAVETAAGFLARQMES
- a CDS encoding putative polysaccharide biosynthesis protein, encoding MKPVQTSGDLFKGAFILTIAALITKILSAIYRVPFQNIVGDVGFYIYQQVYPFYGIIIVLSTYGFPVIISKLYAEHAALKKEKDIQNLFAVAAFVLSIIGFIGFSILYWGSDWLAVRMGDPQLAILLRVVAAVFLLFPILSLFRGYFQGKGDMVPTAVSQVGEQLCRVITILIAAYLLVKGGNSLYMVGGGALFGAITGGLIAILILITFFYIKERKNLPSAIAIDFKKSGKLAKTIIIQGFAICISSLVLIFIQLADSFNLYSLLLTSGIEGEEAKALKGVYDRGQPIVQLGIVVATSMSLSLVPLISKEKMRNQPAFLHNKIRLALQIGILVGAAATVGLWNIIKPANIMLFENSSGSDVLAILSLLILLSSLIITITGILQGLGFIFFPAAAILMGFAAKLSLNILLVPNYGTAGAAAASCLALAAVLILLIVKLRVYLKISLLSLRFLLVAGFAALMMSIVLQLYLQATAMLPIPEPGRMFAAFQALSGVALGGFTYLYIVFKGNTFKEEELALLPLGSKLMFLLPKKTRR
- the mazG gene encoding nucleoside triphosphate pyrophosphohydrolase, whose product is MKKITILGLGAGDLDQLPFGVYRKLKQAEVLYLRTKEHPVLRDLEQEGLPYQSFDHIYEKHEKFEEVYEEICEFLLEEALAKEITYGVPGHPLVAERTVQLLIERAPQRGIEIMIGGGQSFLDPLFQALKIDPIEGFQLLDGTDLKRDEIQVAQHVIIGQVYDQFVASDVKLTLMEKLPYDYEVYIVTAAGSKEEVIKKVQLHELDHNMELNNLTSVYVPPVKDDAVLYKDFSKLRSIISELRGPNGCPWDKKQTHESLKKYLIEEAYELIEAIDNEDSEHMTEELGDVLLQVMLHAQIGEDEGYFSIDDVIEGLSEKMVRRHPHVFGDVQAEDEEDVLKNWQSIKQEEKGEKQESMMDSVPKSFPNLMRAAEIQKKAAKVGFDWKEVEPAWEKVKEEIAEFEKEAVNSSPEMEAEFGDILFALVNIARFYKIDAEEAARKTNEKFIRRFTYVEERVMMSGRNFEDFTLEQLDEFWNEAKSKGY
- a CDS encoding RNA-binding S4 domain-containing protein encodes the protein MRLDKFLKVSRLIKRRTLAKEVSDQGRISINGQQAKASSTVKVGDELQIRFGQKLVTVKVERLQETTRKEEAAEMYSIVKEEKVE
- the yabP gene encoding sporulation protein YabP, whose protein sequence is MSQYYESSSNKTNTQEHDVIMRGRRLLDITGVKQVESFDNEEFLLETVMGFLAIRGQNLQMKNLDVDKGIVSIKGKVFDLVYIDDQNGDKAKGFFSKLFR
- the yabQ gene encoding spore cortex biosynthesis protein YabQ is translated as MTLTTQFVTMLAMIGMGSVFGAALDTYNRFLQRTKRKSWLVFINDILFWLVQGLAIFYILFLVNKGELRFYIFIALLCGFAAYQSLFKEMYLRVLEISIRMAISIYRFFVKTFTLLIYKPIQGLIMALIAIAVMLGKGLYSLLKVILRVFWFILKVVFLPVKWILSLLWKLLPKKIKKTVEKLYNKLAGYLQQIKNYVLKWIAKWKKPKE
- a CDS encoding FtsB family cell division protein; translation: MSVTKKKNVAKMETSYVKQQEAAEISAGRKKKLLFRRLAAFFTLAAVVSFFMISTLVSQSAALEEKVEEKTRLDQELSDLKKKEVMLEEEIVKLNDDEYIAKLARKDYFLSDNNEIIFNLPEEETEKEKKKEKKAD